Within Lolium rigidum isolate FL_2022 chromosome 5, APGP_CSIRO_Lrig_0.1, whole genome shotgun sequence, the genomic segment AATTCATATTTTCAACTGGAAAATATGTACAAGCCTTCTACGTTCAGATTGTAACATGCTTCGACTAGAATCCTATGAGAAACCTATACTGGTTAGTCCGACACAACTGTCTTTTCAATTCAGCAAAATCTTCCATGTTTGCACAGTACAACTAACATACCGGTTTCTGCTCTACAGAAGAAGGCCTACAAAGCTAGAATGGCAAAGCTTGACAAAGACAATGCTGCAGATGACGACATCCAGGTAATCAGCAATCCAAATGATGCCAGCAAAAAGGAAGAAAGCCCTCCAAATGATGCCAGCATAAAGGAAATCAGCCCTCCAAGGCCAATTGGTAGCCAAAAGCGGAAACGCGGGCGTCCAAGGAAGATTGAAACTCTTAAACCTACTAATCCTGTAAAGGATCAATATAAATTAGCCACAGATGCTGTCACTGGGCTTGTGGAGGGAAGAGCACGCAGGAAATCAAATCCTGGGCCCCAACAGGTCAGCCCATACAAGGAACTATGAAACTCACAGGGAGTGGCTGTCAAGGGTAGTTTCAGATGAGCTGCTCTTATAGCATGTGACAATTTAGACACAGCCATGTTCTTCAATCTATGCCTATACTTAAGTTCTGCCATTTTGTCAATATTGCTGGTAAACTTTGTAATTTTAAATTCGAACCGATCTGGAGAGTTGTTACATTTTAATGTAAGCCATTTGTTTGGCTTGACTATTCTACATGACTACTCAATGCTGCAGTGTTGTTGGTGTGTTATTCAAAATTATCCTCGAATCTCGAGTTAAGCGAAACTTGCCTTAGTCTCCTTCTGTTATCCCTTGTCATCAACCATTATGAGATTTGGTGAAGACCCATAAGCATATCGCAATGGGCAATATACAAGTACAGTGCTATATTGTATGTTTACTGCTCAACTGCTCATTATCAGCCTTAAAACCATCGTTTAACATCCTAAAGAACAAGTTCTATAATCTTGTGGAATGTCAAAAATTAAAGATAAACATATGCCATGCATGTCCAATAAATCAATAGATACCATGATACACTTAGCCTAATTATTTACTGCTAAAACTTATTCTTAAAGTAGTCGATGGCAATCAACAGGTAGTAGGATCAATTCATGCTTAACCAAGGCTTGACAGTGGTTCTATTCTTAAAGCAAATGGCATTCAGAGTAGTAGTGAATGTCAGCAAATGAGTTTGAAACTATACGCTCTATAATTCTAGGTACAGGAGGATAAATCAAGGAACACGAGCTCCATCCAGGACGTTGATccattggccaagcaaccattctTACTGCACATGGCCATCGGTACATTTGCAACTCGGAGACATAACCAAAAAAAAGTGCTGCACTGGACCGGACGCACCTGATTatcatgttcaacgcctccagtaCCTCTGACGCATCGCGCCGGCATCACGCGGCGTCCCGGCCACCTGCAGCTTCGACACCGCCGGGTCCACCTCCTCGGCCCCCGGCGCCGCACCGGGATGCCGTCAGAGAGGCACTCTGCCTCCGACATGTAGTGCCGACGTGTCCTCTCTGCCTCCGACATATAGTGCCGACGTCTAGTCGTCCGGCGGCCCCGAATGTGGCATTTCGTCATGTTCAACACCACCAATGCCCCATGTGGCATTTCGTCAAACAGCTTCCACGCAACGTTGGCGAGGTCCACCGTCGTGTACATGCCCATCAGCAAGCTCGCGGTCTACTCGTCCCACCACCCCTGGGCAGCCGTGCCGGGGACGCCGTCTCGGAGGCGCGCTAGTCGTGCGGCAGGACTGGCCACCCGTACGCTGCGCTCGGCAGCTACAGCCAGCAccacctcctctgcctcatctcaGTGGTCCAACGGGGGTGAACTGGAGGTTGTTCGAGAGCTCCTGTCTCGCGTACGGTGAGGTGTGAGTGGTGTAGGTCGTCCTGGGCGACGAATCCCGTACGGCGCTGCACGGCGCGGCCACCGGCCAGGGCGATGCCGGAGTGGCGACCGGGCAGGGCTACCAGAAAGGGTAATTTGTGCAGGAGATAGGGGATGGAGGTGGTGAGCGAGCGTGGATGGGTGAGCCGGCGGGGACGGGGCGGCGGTGCGAATGGAGAACAGGGGCGGCGACGGGGGGATGCGACAGGCGCGGCGGCCGCCTCCGTGGCTGagagtttctttttttttttgaatcaccGTGGCTGAGAGTTAAGGCACAGAGATGAGGGATGCCATCTAAACGCAAAATGACATAACTACCCTTCTAGTAAATTAAAATAAATGAATAATTCCAGTACTTTTCAGTACTTTCCAGTACTTATTTTCCAGTGCTTCCGGGTGCTACTACTTTATCCACCGTCGAATTAAACTGATTGAAGGGCTCCTAAATTCCCCAACCATAGTAAAAGTTGTAAAACTCGACACGGCTGAAAAGGGGAAAATGTTCGCTCCACCCGTGCAAGCTTGGAGATGGCGCGAGCACGCGCGCAACCACGAAAACTGGCGGGACAAATTTCGTCACATCCCGCTGATTTGAACCCCTTATATCACCACACGGATCACCGCCCAAAATCTcgtctccaccccccccccccccctccccgccTCCCCATTTGAGCTCTCTGTGCCGGCAGAGGTTCACTGATGGCCAGGTAAGAGGCGGAGACGCGGGCTTCCACGTCTTCTCCGAGCTCGGCAAGCGGTTCCTCTCCGATGCCGGTGAGTCTCCTAACCCTAGCTATGTATAATCTGTGAGCATGTCGTAGATCGGATTAGTTGATTTGGTATATCTGAGCCAGATTGTAGGTTGTAGATAGTAATCTTTACTCAATCTTGCTTAGTACATGTACATTTTTCTCTAGCAATTGTTGTGCTTGAAGGTAGCTATTCCATATTGTTTCAGTACTTAATATGTAGATCTGGACGAAATCAACCTTACGTGTGTCATATTAGTAAGTATTCGTGGTAGATCTTGTCGTAATTTTGGTAATGTACATGCTTGTGTGCTACATTTACATATAATCTTGCAACTGTGTATTGTATTAACGTTCTACCTCGACTGATTTATGCCGGCTTTGTAACTGACCCCTATCTAGGTGTACACCCTCGATGACTTCGACCAGACCTGATTGATACCATTACaatatcttctctttcttaatagatggccccattttgctggtctcacagcgagccacgtcaccTCATTAAAAATCTTCACCTTTCCCTCATTATTTTCAGCCGTATGCAACGTTTTTTTTTCCAGCCGACACGGCACGAGCGGAACGAGAACAGTTTGGTCGCCATACCCACGGGAGGACCGAATGACAGTAGCCAGACCCACGCGCATCGAGAAGATGGGCCGACCGAACGCACTGGCCCATCACCCGTTCGACCACCACGAGTCCACGACTACGTTCGTCTTTCTCGCCAGGTCGCCCGTAGATCTCTCCCCCACCACAACTCCGCTCGGTTCCTCTTTGCCAATTCCCGCATTCAACGCAATAAATCCGTCCTTAAATTACATCGATGAAACGCCCCAGTGTTGATGGATTATTTGCCTCTTCATATCCTATTCCCAAGAGTAACCGACGAAGGTTTTCATCCCTTTTAAGCAATGGAGCAGATCCACTCCCGTAGCCCCCACACCGGGGTGATAGCAGATCTGCTCTGATGGAAATCGCCGATGGGAAGAATTTGCAGCTTCGGTTCTACACGCTCACCGCTGTTGGTCTTAGTACCCCCCTTGCTTGGTAGGTTTGTCACTCAGTCCGCCAGCGTGACCCTTTTTCTTTTAATACCCACAGATTGGCAATACTTCACCTGCAGCGGCGATGTATCACAGGTGCATGATGAGATAAATTGGGTCTTCTTTAAGCACATTACTGCTGCTATGACCATGTAAGTTTTTTCCTCTTATTCCTCTAGCTGTTTGGTTTGGATTGTACATCTTTTCCCATATTGAATTGTATGTGAGCAGATTGATATTTGGGGATTGCTGCTGGCACAATGTAAGTGATGCTCCGGTGATTATGTAATCCAAGAAGTAACATGTCTAAAAATCATAGATTTTTATTTGTTAATTTTCTTTTAGGAAGTGTACCCCAGCCTACTGCGAAGGTGAGCTTTGTCTATATTTTGATTTGCTTCTATGGCGTTTCATGCAAGACTAACACATTTTATTTGACTTTTCTTCTACTTTCTCAAATATAGAATCATCATACATATCTCTGTAAAATTATAAGAACTGCTGTGGAAATTTTCACCACAAGTTTGCCTGAAACTGTAGAAAATCACACTCATGTGTTTTTCACTGTACATGTTTTGCTATTTACTTTCTTGACTACAGAATAAGAGGCGCTGCTTCTGAGTGATTAACCATCTGGACAATTGGTAAATGGTTTTGTCGTTGCCTTCATTTCAACTATTTTCGTACTAATGTGTCCATCAGACAGTTTTTTATTTTCGATTTGTTCTATTTACATGTTTATAAGGTTTGATAAGATCCCTTTGATGCAGCTCCCTTTCAACAGCTTCTGCTACCGATCTTCACTGTTCAAATATAGAGGCTACTACGTATGATTTATTTATCAGGAGTTCAGGACAACAATCATTACTATTGTTTGGGGTTCAAGCCCTGTGATGGTTTGTTCGATTTTAGATTTGATGTCACTAACATGAGAAAAAAATAGGAGGCTGGTACATATACTTAGGGCTCAGATTTCTACTACTTATTGAAGCCGTTTTGAACTTTGCAACCTCTTAGCGTTGCCATGTTAATGCTCCTGTGGGTACCGGTACCTACATTGCTACTATATTACATGAACGACtcttctttgtgtttgtgtgtacGAAAGAAAGAAAAGTACTGAGAGTTTTCTTAATATGTTTTACTGGAGGGCCAACAGGATTCGTGCTCATACTATCACTCCACACAGTCCCCATATGATGCCAACTACTACATCCTTTCTCACCACGTCACATAAAACAAATTCTCTAAAATTCAGCATCGAATGTATCGGAAAAATATTATAGCGTTTAGCATTAAATTTCAAATTCATGTATTTTGGTCATCGGTATACAAAATATATAAATGACTGGATCACAACAACTTAAGATTGAATATATTGGTGAATCACATTTTTCTATGAACATTTACCGATCTCAAATAATTTTCATGTGCCCATTGTACTCCTTACTTTTCCCATGATTTTACTATTATTCCGCTCTTTCAATGTTTTTGTTTAACCAAAGCTTAACTCAAGTTATACTCATATTTTCATATCCTAAATTTCCGCGGCAACGCGcggggtttcatctagtttccttAATTCCTGAGACCTAGCTAGCACCCACTTACACACAGGACGCGGATATGAAGCCGACGGCCTCCCCTGCAGTCGCTGCTTGTTGATGAACATGACCTGGCAGCTGAAACCTTGAACACCAAGAAGAGGGTTAGCAAGGTTTGTAAAGCCCACACCACTGTTGGGGACTTAAGTTGGGCAAGTCCACTATGAAGTGGTCACATGGTCTTCAAGCAATACCTATGGAATATTTTTTCATATAAAACTCACTGAAGACATTACCCCATAGGAATTGTCAATAATTACCACAAACACACTTAGGGGCAGTTACCCTTGTGGGTGCCTGTAAGGCATTTTTGGAGTGACATCTATGTTTAATTCTCTACCTTGCAATTCATGAAATGTTGTAGTTCCAATTGTTTCTTTCTGCTTTTCTGGAAGAACAACACTACCTTGTCCTGGTGTAAGTGTAAGTTGACAATTTGGATCTTTGTTTTCCTCATGTGTAACCAAAATTAACTTCATGTGCCACATTGGAGACAAATTTAGTGAAGTTTGTCGGATACAAGAAATTCTCTTgtatattttcaaaattttcttggAAAAATTGTGTAAACTCAAAATActccttgtcttcctctttgtgcCTTTGTAGAGTGCAAACATCTAGTTGCAGGGAAGCTATCGCAAGGGCAGATGAATTCTAAGACTCTTTTAGTGGTTCCATGATGCAAGGGAAGCTATCGCAAGGGCGGATGAATTCTAAGACTCTTTCGGTGGTTCCACGATGCAAGTGAGGGATTTTTCAAGCTCGCAAGGAACGGACAAACCTCACTACAAGATGATCTGGCAAAACAAGTGGCATTTTTTTACCAAATTCTACCAGATCCTACCATCAACAACACCGCCGCTAGCACCTCCCACCTCCGTGTGATGCACTAATAGGGGTCAGGTGAGGAATTTTACTATC encodes:
- the LOC124655501 gene encoding uncharacterized protein LOC124655501; protein product: MHWHLLVLNFDKEEIQVLNSLPLIRDEAKETTLVECIQTCIIEAVQGGLVQTPGPINITEWKKVCYTNIPQQEDGYSCGSYTLKYMLYWDGEKMTDDFTQAQIHIFNWKICTSLLRSDCNMLRLESYEKPILKKAYKARMAKLDKDNAADDDIQVISNPNDASKKEESPPNDASIKEISPPRPIGSQKRKRGRPRKIETLKPTNPVKDQYKLATDAVTGLVEGRARRKSNPGPQQVSPYKEL